A section of the Babylonia areolata isolate BAREFJ2019XMU chromosome 1, ASM4173473v1, whole genome shotgun sequence genome encodes:
- the LOC143276557 gene encoding ATP synthase subunit d, mitochondrial-like, translating to MAARRIARSAVDWAAFKERVPPKQQEFYRAFKAKNDTFVNKVHQYPENLPKIDFAFYKARLPNPALADQFQTAYEGISVPYPADKSNMLNDIKADQKAAGDLSKAYIAERQEEINDANLLLSKIDKLPKPNEMTMEMYAYYFPNLAMDPVNRPSFWPHTPNMQPGNKDNHNI from the exons ATGGCCGCACGCCGGATCGCGAGGTCTGCTGTTGACTGGGCCGCATTCAAGGAGCGCGTGCCACCAAAGCAGCAGGAATTTTACAGGGCTTTCAAGGCAAAGAATGACACTTTCGTGAATAA AGTTCACCAATATCCAGAGAATCTGCCAAAGATTGATTTTGCTTTCTACAAAGCAAGATTGCCCAATCCAGCTCTCGCTGATCAGTTCCAGACTGCA TATGAGGGCATCAGTGTTCCATATCCTGCAGATAAAAGCAACATGTTGAATGACATTAAAGCTGATCAGAAGGCGGCA GGAGACCTGAGCAAAGCATATATTGCTGAGAGACAAGAAGAGATCAACGATGCTAATCTACTG CTGTCCAAGATTGACAAACTGCCCAAGCCGAACGAGATGACCATGGAGATGTACGCCTACTACTTCCCCAACCTGGCCATGGACCCGGTCAACCGGCCAAGCTTCTGGCCCCACACGCCCAACATGCAGCCCGGTAACAAGGACAACCACAACATCTGA